The window ccggatgggttgaacagtttcttggggagaccatttctggtccgaagttagagctggtagaatatcatcccagtcaattaagagtcccaatataacatcaacagcaatttgcaacattatggaattcacatggttttgagtaaccagtatgtgaaaaaaaaaaaaaaaaaaaaaaaaaaaaaaaaaaaaaaaaagcaagttcttaaccacaacctatgattagctcattgacatttcgattttagtttatatacaggaccggctgctatataccttaaaatggctataaggtaccattcagctgtctcgtgtctatttcattttagtatttagccatttgttgtgttgaagtataattttgctgatcttggcagattttagggtaatctagactgacttgtaactctaacaagacatttgtcgacaattaaggtgctgaacatttttttgtttgtttgtttgttttgggggggggtgtgcagggaaatccccaacaccatggtgaggagtgactaatctttgtgtcccacccagcaaggcatgagccaatccacgccagctctttcctgtcagattccaagctctactttttgttgtttgtctatttattttaggtttttttagtttgtatgattgtttgtttgctatgaggggttttcggagcgatcccgatggtcattgcgagggagggtgggggtccagaggtggagccaggatcggaccagagaaagctctcctccctggtcccgaaggacatttattgttcttctgtttctgcaccgctcagggcttctggttgtctttccgatgacgttggtttctgcgcggtagtgtctggacttcttccatcccctgcggaagctccggttgggggtgggtgacctcagagtactcggcctccgagggcatccaattccctgtggcctccttggcagttgggatatagtccttgttgctcgtattaatagtttgtggtgaaggtctgggagtcttcatggttgggatccaagcttcctccttaccaggAAGGGTCCCTTTCTAACCACACTGCAGCCTAAACGGAAGGAACCTTCCCCAGGTGCTGCTTAGCACTCCCACTGCAGATGAGGGGCAGGGTATTCTGCACTGCCTGCGTCTATGGGGATTAAGCAGCCCCTTCCTGAATATTCACAGGGACACACGGAGGCTAAGTCTGCCTACTCTTTTGTGAGGCAACTAAAGATCTCAGGTAACTACCCAAAAAGCaaaaggataaacaaaatgtCCTTTGCCCACATCAAGACCActgctcgggcccggcggtgtggcctagcggctaaagtgctcgccttgaatgcgccgcaggatcccatatgggcgccggttctaatcccggcagctccacttcccatccagctccctgcttgtggcctgggaaagcagtcgaggacggcccaaggctttgggacactgcaccagggtgggagacccggaagaggttcctggttcccggcttcggatcggggcgcaccggcccgttgcggctcacttggggagtgaaatataggatggaagatcttcctctctgtctctcctcctctctgtatatccggctttccaataataataaatcttttttttaaaaaaaaaaaaaagaccactgcTCACTGCGGGAGACATATTTCAGTTATGTCTGCTCACTTCTCTCTGGTGGTTGCTATTGGGAGAGGATTTCCTTGGTGAGTGCTTCCGCCATAAGAGGAGAAAATCTTGATATGCCTTACGAAgcttcttttagaaaaaaaaatatatctatatatctatatagatatatctatattGCCTGGGGCAACCTACCCCAGAGTTCGGGCCGGATTGTACAGCAGCTATTTGTGTCTGAGAATGACCTAGCCAAGGTAGTCACCAATTAGCCACAATACACAATGGTAGAACAATGTGGAACATGTGCGGACCCTGCCACATTATGCTCTAACAGCAATATGTTTATCAAGAGAGACACTGCCTAGGCTAAAACGGTTCCACAGTTTGGGGAAGGAAAGTCTATCAGTTCCCACCATTTGGGAAACACTAGAATGAATGTTCCCTTTCTTAAGAGGCATCCCCTGTACACTCTGTCTTTATCCCATTAAGATCATCCTGACTGATCAAAGCAATGATAACCAGGCAGGGATCGGACTCTGATCGGCAGAAATAAATCTAGAAGATGGATCATCATCCTTCAGCATCCCTTAAGATCAAGGGACAGAAACTTCCACAGCTGTGGGGGGAAGGGGGAAATATGGTATAAGTAGGCTGTGATTCAACACTTAGGTGAGCTCTAATTCTTGCACCCTGCAATGTAATGTTTGTCTCTGTAATAGCTGGCTGGAGACACTCACATTCCCATTATGCAGGTCAGGGCCATGCTGGACACACCATACAGCAGGTCAGCTGTATACCATGCTGTATCCCCTGTCGCATTTGGGAAAAGACCTCACCCACTTGTATAGCTAATTGGTTTACCCCACTGCACCCACAAAAagtgttggtgagggcatatacATGGGAGGCAGCTGGTTGATGTGAGGAGGGTTTAGGTGGGATGGAAGGAAGCAGTAGGGGGAGGGGTTGGTGGAGGAACAGAGGGACAGAAGGATGAGGAGGGAGGTAGGGGTCCTGGAGGGAGACAAAGACAAGCTAATGAGGGGGGACAGATGGGGAAAGGGGCAAAGAAGGTGTGGACACAGGGGCAGGTTGGCAAGTATAGAACAGCTTGCTTTCTACTGCGTGTCAGAAGTGTCACCctcactttcttcctttttcaccACACAGCAGACTGGAGGAGTGCTGAGGGAGACCAGGGGTTGCAAGtgctgcagggggagggaggacaggaaggAGTCTGGGGGGGAGGGTCGGGCAGGGACACAGTGGGGAAGCAGAAGttggatgggaggagggaggtaGTGGAGTGGAGGTAGTGGAGGTTAACAGAGGCAGGCTGGGAGGcctagagaggaagggaaggggcaggtgcTGGAGGGGATGCAGTGAGTCTAGGGGAGGGAGGCAAGGGGAAGCTTGgaagtgggggggaggggagtacAAAGGGAAGTTAGAAgatgggggcaggaggaaggcGGGTAGGGGGTAGGGAAAACAAGGTAGCAGGAGAGTCCTGAAGGTTAGAGAGGGTGTAGGGAAGGGCAGAgtaggaggagagggaggaggggaggagggcagcaggggaagAGGGTGGGGATGGTTGATAGGGGAAGCCCAGGTAACCAGCTTCCCACTGTGGGTGGCACTGTGGGTGGCGTGCTGCTGGTTTTCTCCATTTCACCTCACACTTCCCTTCATGGCACCATTCTCATTTGCTCTGTCCTATTCACGGGCAACACCTTGGCCCACTGATGACGGGTATTTCTGTGAAGGGTGACCCACAGAACGTATATTTATTCCCCTCATCTTAAATAAATTTTGTTCAACTTTGCCCAAATTACTAGTCTCCCCGTTCGTATTTCTATCTCGGCAGGAGACAAGAACCCCAAACGGAAATCAGCATGATCATCAATGACCCACCTCCAGAAGACGGCACAGAAACCGGAACGGACTAGTGTCCATCGCAGTGAGTTAGGCGGAGAGTCCAGGGCAGGCCACTAAGCTGGTGTCCAGAATGTCATCCAGACACCGCCGTGGCCGCCTATCCACGCCTTCCACACACCGCAGCTGCCGCCACCGTCGTCGAAACGCCGGGGAGGCGGGAGAAACGTTGCCGTCATCAAAGCGCGGCACGTCTGAGGCACTCCAACGTCAACACACTCGGGTTTTCCAGAAGCATCCAAGAGCAGCGGAAGTGCTGGACTACCTAGCAACACTGAGTTCCGCCCCCCTTGTGCAGATGGCATTTTTTTCAGGGCAGAAGGGGTGTGGCTGTCGGGATGGCATTGCGCATGCGCCATGCCAGCCAATCACCACGCACGCCACTTAGAGTCCGTGTTGTGGGCGGGAACGGTTTGTGGAGAGCAGTCGCCATTTTGTTTGCTGTTGCTACGTTCCTGTGAGACTTTTGGGGGTGGTGGCAGTGGCCAGGAAGTGGGCTGGGCAGTACcccttggccatttggggaagcgGGGGAACAGTCCAGGGaggcttggggcctggcacacgCCTTAGATGGTGTCCTGCCATTGGCATTGCTGTTTGTCGTGGCTGCCAACCAGAACCCCTGCGGGAGGGTGGGCAGCTAGTGGTTTGACCCAGTGGGGGAGATAGGGTTGGGGTCCGGGGTGGGCCATAGGCTGTGAGGCCCTGAGCTCCTGGGAGGGTGGCCTCTCCATCGTTAGCAAGCATGGACAAGTGGAGTGGGCGGGATGGGGGCGGGTGAGAGAGAGCATCCGTGCAGctctctcctgccctgccccccagcaGCTCAGGCCGTTCCAGTGGCCTGAGGGACTCCTggcgtgtgtgtggggggggggcggcgGTGTAGATTGTTTGAAAGGGCAAGGCCCCTCGGGCCAGATCCGGCTCTATCCGCAGGGAGCTTCCCACAGCCAGTTAAGCGTGAGGCTCCAGTTAGGGCTCCAGTTAGGCGtgagggggcaggagaggggtgccgcagccagccctgccagggctcccctccctgcccccagtgggAGTCCCTAGGGTCACTGACCTCGCTGACGCCCCTCCCCCCATGTGTTTAGCCCAGGAGTCCGTGCACGCAGGGGAGAATGCAGTCTCCCAAGGAAGTTGATGGCAAGAAGCGCTTCCGGAAACTTTCGGTGACTCAAAGGGAGGCTTCACAAGGAACAGCAAGAAAGTCACTGCACCAGGGTAAAGGATGGCCACGGGCAGGGCCATggctggatgactggcagggatGTGCCCGCCCCAGGGGAGGGCAGGGTTCATCTCTGGACGCAAGGCACAGGGCGGGCGGCGCCATCCCCGGGTTTTGCCTTTGGCCTCTACCCCGTGCAAGATGCATCACACCCTAGTCTGGAAAGTAGAAGCCCCggcaccccccaacacacaccctcaCTCCCCTCCCCGCTGTTCTTTTGCCTCTGCATGTCCGTCCTTACCGTTTGCCTGGTGGGAAGCGTTCAGCTTACTGTGCCCCGGATCCCAATGGCCTGGGTCAAAGGTCAGAGCAACGTGGTTCAGGGCCCTGGCCTGAGTCCAGCGGCCTGCACTTGGGGAATCCCCAGGCAGGTCTGCTTTCAGAGGGGTTGCTGGCCAAGAGGCCGAGAAGCTCACTTTACCCTGGGGATGTTTCTCCCTAAGAAATGTTTCCCCTGCAATACTCCTTTAACCATATGTTCCTCTTCACCCCTCCTCACCCCCTAACAACCAATGATCCAGAAACTGGTAGCCATGGGGACAGCCGTCCTTCTGCCGGAGCAGCTGCACAGCAAGTGGGGTAATGTGTTTAAAGCTTGTTTCACCTACCACCCAATTCTACATTGAGATCGGGTGATCTCTGTCTCCATGTGGCTATCACATAGCCCACATGTGGCATCAGAGCTCTCCCAAAACACACgtgttattttatgtattcttgttTTAAATCTCTGATGTGACTTTTCCACAGGGATAGCTCCCAGCAGCTGTGTCAAGGACGCACAGGTATGCTTTAGCAAATAATTGCCCTTGCAAACAACCCATCTAAACCATGAGACGTTTCAAGAGGCAGTATTACATGCTAGCCTCCGGGACTGCTCTTCTCATATGTAGGATTCTGTATGAGTGTTGTGCATCATTCAGCTTCCCAGATTTCCTCACTTagctttttaaattgttgatgcagaaagcaaaaatacagtatttttttctttgagtgcAAGCAATATTCTGCTTCGTTGTGTCTTTTGAAACTGAAGGTGCTCATTACGTGAACAATTTAAATTTTTACCCATCTTCTCATGAAATTAAAGCCATCATTTGAAACTTTGTAGACATTTCAACAAGAGAAAGTATTTTCATGATTATTCCATTTTATTGGCCATAAGCTAAAAGTTGATCCGCACTTAGACAAAGTAGTGTTGGAATACTAACATTGTACCTGAAGGTGTTCGCAGAAGTTAAGTGCATAAATCTTGCTTTCGGGAATGTTGCCTGTGTTAGGATTTGTAAATATATGTATGGTACTGTTGAGCCAATGTCTAACATGTTGACTTGAATGTACAGCTACAGAACACTTTTCCACACTAAGTTTCAACGGGTATTTATGTTCCATGTAGCTGAGAATCAGTGGGCACTTCCTGCAAAGAGAAGAAGGTGCAAGGTGAAGGCAGATGCTTCTGGCAATGCCACCGAGGAGGAACTTGAGCAAATGTTGAAAGTGCAAAAAGAGCAATGGTAATGTGCTTCACTCTTAAACCCTAACATTTCTATCAGTCCTTAAACACTTGGTGGCCAAAGGACTTTACACAATCTTTTATTAATTGGTATTTCCACAAAAAAGCTATCTCATCCCAGTTTTCCTCTAAGTAGATAGGTTctttgttactgttgttgtttaaagtttatctatttatattggaaagtcagatttacagagaggagagacaggtgaaagatcttccatccactggttcactccccaaatgaccgcaacggccagagctgagccgatccaaaaccaggagccaggagccaggagccaggagcttcttctgggtctcccacgcaagttcagggtcccaaggccttgggccatcgttgactgctttctcaggccacaagcagggagctggatgggaagtggagccgctgggacacgaactggtgcccttatggggtgctggcacttgcaggccaGATGAACCATCGTGCTGGCCCAGAGGAGATAAGTTTCTTTACACATGCATGCaagcgcgtgcgcacacacacacgtgcacagcaCCCAGAACTCAATGAATATGATTTGGTTTTGTCCTTTCAGATAAGCATGACATTTTATTCCCATAAAATGAGCTTTTTATGCCTTTTTGGATATATCCTAGCTGAATGAACTGCAAATGTGTTTTAAAGCATTAGTCATTTGAGACTTAATGGTATTTAATTGTTTAGAAAACAGCTAATCTGTGTCGTAAATGTTCTGTATTCTTTGACTGCATTTTggtcattgctgctgctgcttaagTATCATTGGTGTGTCAGTGCTAAAAAGCAGGTAGTTTGAAAATTGCCCAGGGTGTGTGGACAATACGCCCATTGTCTTCTACATGTCATATGAGATGGTCTGTGTCATAGCATAGGAGGAAGAAGTGGAAAGCAAATCCCTCTAGACAAAATGAGTATGTCTGGAAAATATACAGCGCACTAAATTTTCCTCACCTTTCAAGGGGTAAAGTGTGTGAGATGAGGTGGTTTCTCTACCAGTCAGTTAGGAACAAGTGCCCTTGCAATGAGAACCACGagtcattttggtttttttttgttccatGAGGCGTTTTCAGCTGCTATTCGTTCCCTTCTCCTTTCATCCTGTTAACTAGTCTTTGTGCTTGCGTTGTGTCAAATCGACTTTGAGTCTCTTCAGTCTGTCATGTCACTGTGAGAAATGACTGTGTTCACTATCATGTTTTACAGGCAAAACATCCGCGATAGTTACTCTCAGCAGTTTCTGACTTTCTTTGAAGACTGGGACATGGGCGTGCAGAAAACCATGGAACAGCAGGAAAGATTAACTGTTGGTATCAGGCTAGGATACTTCATTAATTACTCGGTTGTAACAAAGCGTCCAGCAGAGATAATAGTTCCTGCAGAAATTACACAGAGAAATGGGAGTTCATGATTCCGGGTGGACAAAGAAGGGTGGAAGGGGCAGTAATATGGAAGACTCGATGTCCCCCTTTGGGCTGCAGTGGGCTGGTAAAGTCACAGTTGGGCGTGAGCACGGGAGAGCAGTTATTGCCTCCTGGGCAGAGGAGAAGGCATGGTATTGCTTTCCAAGAGTGGACTGGTGAATGTGCAGCAGAGTATAATGACTGAGAAGCATCACAGGTCCAAGTTAGGGCACCGTCATGGTGGTGGTAAGTTTCAAATGAGACATGTTgtcattgtagcacagcagggtGGAAAGTACGTTCTCCAAGACTGGAGTGTAGTAGGGCGCTtgaacagaggaagaaaagggcAGGGTCTGTATGTGAAGGTGACCATGAAATTTTTAAGGTGGGCTTGAGGAAATCGGTGCCAAAggagtgtggactgggacagatAAAGGCGTTCCTTTCGGTAGCGTCACACCCCGGCAGACTTCTGAGCTGTGCTATGGACTGAGTGACTACAGAGGTTGGGAAATTGCAATTGCATGTTAGGGAAAATGGAGAAACACCACGGTACAGTGGGTCCAGGGTCTCTGGAACCACacagtttgagttccaactctTGTCCAACCGGTTGCTAGCTGTGAAACCGTGAGccaagtctttctctctctgcctcggtTTCTTCTTTGGTGAAAGGAGACCCAAGATTAGTACATAAGCCACACAGTCACTGTGCGAATTAAATGAGGGGTCTATTGGATGATTTCAGTAAATGGCCCAGAAAGGCGTCTGGCATACAGCTGCAGCCTGTCTCCACTGTTACCGGGAATGACAAACTCTAAAAGCGGTTGACTGTAGAAGtgtgcagcaggtggcagagaggaTGGCAGTTTCTCTGGAGTGCAGGTCAAGGAATAGAAGGCCCAGTGTTGATGTGCATGGCAGCAAGAACACGAGTGCATACATGTTTTCCGTATTGGTAACAAAGCCTGTTTCCCACTTATCTGTTAAGTGGGATTATTGTACAGGTTTTACCCATTGATGACCAGCTCATTATTGAGACGATAAATGCTGAAATCAAACACTAAGATGTATGTTTTGAGATGAAGAATTAAGACGTGTGTTTAAAGGAAATTTGCCACTCAGAGTGAGTGTGTGGTTTTGGTGTAGTAATGTGGAACACAAGGATAAAAAAtggcttggaaaggcagttaaAGCAGAACCTGTTAGCAAGTAAAGACTAGTCTTAAAACTTAGTGTCTGTTGGTGTATGAATTCTACCTACCATGATTTACCTGacttccatttctttttgaaaataatttgcagGGGATGTTTCATGA is drawn from Ochotona princeps isolate mOchPri1 chromosome X, mOchPri1.hap1, whole genome shotgun sequence and contains these coding sequences:
- the LOC131478488 gene encoding synaptonemal complex protein 3-like, giving the protein MQSPKEVDGKKRFRKLSVTQREASQGTARKSLHQETGSHGDSRPSAGAAAQQVGDSSQQLCQGRTAENQWALPAKRRRCKVKADASGNATEEELEQMLKVQKEQWQNIRDSYSQQFLTFFEDWDMGVQKTMEQQERLTGMFHDQQRLFLQAKDLQLETLSTVKDLYDEYLKGVNDLEVSQKNLLADGKRKLKNEVDILKKKIIAETEQQQDLANIQRALQAMLLL